The Punica granatum isolate Tunisia-2019 chromosome 4, ASM765513v2, whole genome shotgun sequence genome has a window encoding:
- the LOC116203628 gene encoding calmodulin-binding receptor-like cytoplasmic kinase 2, giving the protein MYGSRRPSSDVRSTPDRLNYSLSSANSDATSTASRRSRNPVVVAARSVAGAFAGCFAPPEDATSSTQASKFSYKFSAHPAASPNASPSGSERVRRHSGSERVRRLSGSERGRRLSGSERGRGSNPGARAYAPSYDSTQDKDQGNVEFTMEEIFAATRNFSPSFKVGQGGFGTVYKGRLEDGTLVAVKRAKKSVYDKHLGVEFQSEIRTLAQVEHLNLVRFYGYLEHEDERIVVVEYVPNGTLREHLDCMHGKILDLAARLDIAIDVAHAVTYLHMYTDHPIIHRDIKSSNILLTENFRAKVADFGFARLAADAESGATHVSTQVKGTAGYLDPEYLRTYQLTEKSDVYSFGVLLVEMVTGRRPIEPKREIKERITARWAMKKFSEGHATTILDPRLEPARGNNFALEKILELALQCLAPHRRSRPSMRRCGEILWGIRKDYRELSTPDFRSLSSNSQRSASVKQEEASVKPEEQYK; this is encoded by the exons ATGTACGGTTCCCGGAGACCGAGCTCCGACGTACGGTCCACGCCGGACCGTTTAAACTACTCCCTGAGCTCGGCCAACTCCGACGCCACCTCCACTGCCTCCAGGCGGTCCAGGAACCCGGTCGTGGTCGCCGCCAGATCCGTCGCCGGAGCTTTCGCCGGCTGTTTCGCGCCGCCGGAAGATGCCACATCTAGCACCCAGGCCTCGAAATTCTCCTACAAGTTCAGCGCACATCCTG CTGCATCGCCGAATGCGTCTCCAAGCGGCAGCGAGAGAGTGCGCAGGCACAGCGGCAGCGAGAGAGTGCGCAGGCTCAGCGGCAGTGAGAGAGGGCGCAGGCTCAGCGGCAGTGAGAGAGGGCGGGGTTCGAACCCGGGAGCCAGAGCGTATGCACCTTCGTACGACTCAACTCAAGATAAAGATCAGGGAAATGTAGAGTTCACGATGGAGGAGATATTTGCGGCCACCAGGAATTTCTCCCCGTCCTTCAAGGTCGGGCAGGGCGGTTTCGGGACGGTCTACAAGGGCAGGCTCGAGGACGGAACGCTTGTCGCAGTCAAACGCGCCAAAAAG AGTGTGTACGATAAGCATTTGGGCGTCGAGTTTCAGAGTGAGATTCGAACTCTCGCACAGGTAGAGCATTTGAATTTGGTGAGGTTCTATGGGTATCTCGAGCACGAAGATGAGAGAATCGTTGTCGTCGAGTATGTCCCAAATGGAACCCTCAGAGAGCACTTGGATT GTATGCACGGAAAAATTCTCGACCTTGCTGCAAGGCTCGATATTGCAATTGATGTCGCTCATGCAGTGACCTATCTTCATATGTATACAG ATCATCCTATCATTCATAGGGATATAAAGTCTTCCAACATTCTCCTCACCGAAAATTTCCGAGCAAAGGTGGCAGACTTTGGGTTTGCAAGGCTCGCTGCAGACGCTGAGTCCGGTGCCACGCACGTTTCGACCCAAGTTAAAGGAACTGCTGGGTACTTGGACCCAGAGTACCTGAGAACGTATCAACTCACAGAGAAGAGTGATGTGTACTCGTTCGGGGTGTTGCTCGTAGAAATGGTGACCGGCAGGCGACCTATTGAGCCGAAACGGGAAATTAAAGAGCGGATTACTGCAAGATGG GCTATGAAGAAGTTCAGCGAAGGGCATGCTACCACTATTTTGGACCCGAGGCTGGAACCGGCTCGGGGCAATAACTTTGCCCTGGAGAAGATCCTAGAACTGGCATTGCAATGCTTGGCACCGCACAGGCGGAGTAGACCAAGCATGAGGAGATGCGGGGAGATCCTGTGGGGGATCCGTAAAGACTATCGAGAACTATCGACTCCTGATTTCCGCTCCCTGTCTTCTAATTCTCAGAGGAGTGCGTCAGTGAAACAGGAAGAAGCGTCAGTGAAACCGGAAGAACAATACAAGTGA
- the LOC116203633 gene encoding probable E3 ubiquitin-protein ligase RHB1A: MGGCCCSARKTHLHGATTYYYYPPTLEEHDSFASRDGPIPTITSGLLVNLNLEAPIPNNSQAPPAPLPCDVLLRSQSTENDSAIGRGCSFETLGGGRDPSKTDCKSQTVPLVILPKKLGELSRSEEVDLSTAADEEDDCPICLEEYDEENPRLVTKCEHHFHLSCILEWMERSDICPICDKVLVLDHSFD, translated from the exons ATGGGAGGCTGCTGCTGTTCTGCTAGAAAAACTCATTTGCATGGAGCAACTACGTATTATTAC TATCCACCAACGCTAGAAGAGCACGACTCCTTTGCATCTCGCGATGGTCCAATTCCCACCATCACTTCAGGGCTTCTAGTCAATCTGAATCTCGAAGCACCGATACCCAACAATTCTCAGGCCCCACCCGCACCGTTGCCCTGCGATGTGCTGTTGAGGTCACAATCAACAGAAAATGATTCTGCTATAGGTAGGGGCTGTAGTTTCGAAACTTTAGGTGGAGGCAGAGATCCTTCAAAGACAGACTGCAAATCTCAAACCGTTCCCTTGGTCATCTTGCCGAAGAAGTTAGGAGAACTGTCCAGGTCAGAAGAAGTTGATCTTTCTACTGCTGCAGATGAAGAGGATGATTGTCCCATTTGCCTTGAAG AATATGACGAGGAAAACCCAAGACTTGTGACGAAATGCGAACACCATTTTCACCTCTCTTGCATACTGGAGTGGATGGAAAGAAGTGATATCTGCCCCATCTGTGATAAG